A genome region from Procambarus clarkii isolate CNS0578487 chromosome 78, FALCON_Pclarkii_2.0, whole genome shotgun sequence includes the following:
- the LOC138357453 gene encoding cell surface glycoprotein 1-like: MSDVNLTEQTHTQRPESNSIKHYDEYREETFVQYMELIKNTTPPTLHPRTRTLHLRHYTLRTLHLRTLHLGHYTSGHYTSTLHLRTLPTSGHYTSDTTPPDTTPPDTTPPTYTLGHYTSDTTPSDTTPPDTTPSDTTPPDTTPPDTTPPDTTPPDTTPPDTTPSDTTPPDTTPSDTTPPDTTPPDTTPPDTTPPDTTPPDTTPSDTTPPDTTPSDTTPPDTTPPDTTPPDTTPPDTTPPDTTPPDTTPPDTTPPDTTPSDTTPPDTTPPDTTPSDTTPPDTTPPDTTPSDTTPPDTTPSDTTPPDTTPSDTTPPDTTPPDTTPSDTTPPDTTPPDTTPPDTTPSDTTPPDTTPPDTTPSDTTPPDTTPPDTTPPDTTPSDTTPPDTTPPDTTPSDTTPPDTTPPDTTPSDTTPPDTTPSDTTPPDTTPPDTTPSDTTPPDTTPPDTTPPDTTPSDTTPPDTTPPDTTPSDTTPPDTTPPDTTPSDTTPPDTTPSDTTPPDTTPPDTTPSDTTPPDTTPPDTTPPDTTPSDTTPPDTTPSDTTPPDTTPPDTTPSDTTPPDTTPPDTTPPDTTPSDTTPPDTTPPDTTPPDTTPPDTTPSDTTPPDTTPPDTTPSDTTPPDTTPPDTTPSDTTPSDTTPPDTTPPDTTPPDTTPPDTTPPDTTPPDTTPPDTTPPDTTPPDTTPPDTTPPDTTPPDTTPPDTTPPDTTPPDTTPPDTTPPDTTPPDTTPPDTTPPDTTPPDTTPPDTTPPDTTPPDTTPPDTTPPDTTPPDTTPPDTTPPDTTPPDTTPPDTTPPDTTPPDTTPPDTTPPDTTPPDTSTVVQLP; this comes from the exons ATGTCAGATGTAAATCTTACTgaacaaacacatacacaaagacCCGAAAGCAAtagcattaaacattatgatGAATACCGTGAGGAGACGTTTGTGCAGTATATGGAACTAATAAAGAA CACTACACCTCCGACACTACACCCTCGGACCCGGACACTACACCTCCGACACTACACCCTCCGGACACTACACCTCCGGACACTACACCTCGGACACTACACCTCCGGACACTACACCTCGACACTACACCTCCGGACACTACCAACCTCCGGACACTACACCTCGGACACTACACCTCCGGACACTACACCTCCGGACACTACACCTCCGACCTACACCCTCGGACACTACACCTCCGACACTACACCCTCGGACACTACACCTCCGGACACTACACCCTCGGACACTACACCTCCGGACACTACACCTCCGGACACTACACCTCCGGACACTACACCTCCGGACACTACACCTCCGGACACTACACCCTCGGACACTACACCTCCGGACACTACACCCTCGGACACTACACCTCCGGACACTACACCTCCGGACACTACACCTCCGGACACTACACCTCCGGACACTACACCTCCGGACACTACACCCTCGGACACTACACCTCCGGACACTACACCCTCGGACACTACACCTCCGGACACTACACCTCCGGACACTACACCTCCGGACACTACACCTCCGGACACTACACCTCCGGACACTACACCTCCGGACACTACACCTCCGGACACTACACCTCCGGACACTACACCCTCGGACACTACACCTCCGGACACTACACCTCCGGACACTACACCCTCGGACACTACACCTCCGGACACTACACCTCCGGACACTACACCCTCGGACACTACACCTCCGGACACTACACCCTCGGACACTACACCTCCGGACACTACACCCTCGGACACTACACCTCCGGACACTACACCTCCGGACACTACACCCTCGGACACTACACCTCCGGACACTACACCTCCGGACACTACACCTCCGGACACTACACCCTCGGACACTACACCTCCGGACACTACACCTCCGGACACTACACCCTCGGACACTACACCTCCGGACACTACACCTCCGGACACTACACCTCCGGACACTACACCCTCGGACACTACACCTCCGGACACTACACCTCCGGACACTACACCCTCGGACACTACACCTCCGGACACTACACCTCCGGACACTACACCCTCGGACACTACACCTCCGGACACTACACCCTCGGACACTACACCTCCGGACACTACACCTCCGGACACTACACCCTCGGACACTACACCTCCGGACACTACACCTCCGGACACTACACCTCCGGACACTACACCCTCGGACACTACACCTCCGGACACTACACCTCCGGACACTACACCCTCGGACACTACACCTCCGGACACTACACCTCCGGACACTACACCCTCGGACACTACACCTCCGGACACTACACCCTCGGACACTACACCTCCGGACACTACACCTCCGGACACTACACCCTCGGACACTACACCTCCGGACACTACACCTCCGGACACTACACCTCCGGACACTACACCCTCGGACACTACACCTCCGGACACTACACCCTCGGACACTACACCTCCGGACACTACACCTCCGGACACTACACCCTCGGACACTACACCTCCGGACACTACACCTCCGGACACTACACCTCCGGACACTACACCCTCGGACACTACACCTCCGGACACTACACCTCCGGACACTACACCTCCGGACACTACACCTCCGGACACTACACCCTCGGACACTACACCTCCGGACACTACACCTCCGGACACTACACCCTCGGACACTACACCTCCGGACACTACACCTCCGGACACTACACCCTCGGACACTACACCCTCGGACACTACACCTCCGGACACTACACCTCCGGACACTACACCTCCGGACACTACACCTCCCGACACTACACCTCCCGACACTACACCTCCCGACACTACACCTCCCGACACTACACCTCCCGACACTACACCTCCCGACACTACACCTCCGGACACTACACCTCCGGACACTACACCTCCCGACACTACACCTCCCGACACTACACCTCCGGACACTACACCTCCCGACACTACACCTCCGGACACTACACCTCCCGACACTACACCTCCCGACACTACACCCCCGGACACTACACCTCCCGACACTACACCTCCCGACACTACACCTCCCGACACTACACCTCCCGACACTACACCTCCCGACACTACACCTCCCGACACTACACCTCCCGACACTACACCTCCCGACACTACACCTCCCGACACTACACCTCCCGACACTACACCTCCCGACACTACACCTCCCGACACTACACCTCCCGACACTACACCTCCCGACACTACACCTCCCGACACTACACCTCCCGACACTACACCCCCGGACACATCCAcagttgtgcagctgccctag